In Chitinophagaceae bacterium, the genomic window GTGAGTCCGCTTATGTTTTTGGTAAGCTGTTCAGTAATATTATTAAACGTGCCATCTGCGGCATTCACCGGCGTAGCTAAACCAACACCAGGGTCGGTGTCAATATAGTATTCACCGCCAGCCACGTAATGGTATTGTGCCTGCGTAAAATTTACCATCAGTAAACCGATGGCGAGCAGGTAACATTTTATGAGTAGATAAGGCTTCACGAAATTCTTTTTAGTGTGATGGTTGACTGCAAACTACTTGTCGAATGAATCAGCTTTCAGATTCACATTGTTTCCCATCAGCACTCTTCGCGGGGAATTTACAAAGGTGACACGCGCTCCGTTCGTAAGATTGTTCATCGGGTGGAAGTTGGTGATGCGCAAGGAACCGCCACCACAGCCGGCATCATTCCTGGTAAGATCGTGATCTGCATACCCATCGTTAGGATATCCGCCGTCGATGGCCGTTCCCGTTAGTGCAATGCCTGTATTGATATCGAAAGTGGTGTTGGAACCGATTACGTTGGTTCCGTCATTTACAATTCCGTACATCGCATTTGAATTTCCGAGTTGAAAGTGATTATAACTCATCACATAGTTGTTTTGAGAACCGGCCATGTAAAATCCATAGGCACCACTGCCACCATTCATCACCAGATTATTATATACGAATGTGAAAGAACTTACACTGTAAAATGTGATGGTCTGATATCCTGAACTGTTGTTGTAAAATGTATTGTTGATAAGCGTATTGCCGCCTGTTAAATTGGAATTGCTGGCATTGACATACATGGGATATTGTGCATACGCATTGTTCCTGACGTAATTATTTGCGATGTAAAAGAAATTGGTACTGTTTGCCCAGTAAAGACCAACCTGGCCTGCACCGGTGGAAGACATTTCAAGCTTGTTGCCCACTACATAAACTGTGTCTGCAGCTACAGCAGCTTCACTAATTATGTAAATGCTGTATGCACTACCTGTTCCTCCATTAATGTAATTGCCAATTATTTTACCAAAGCGCAGACTGATTGACGGATTCGTTCCTATTAAAGAATCCTGCATCATATTCAATTCCCAGTAAGCATTGGTATAAAAGTCAACATTACCGTTTCTGATCTTGCTTCCCACCATGGTGAACTTAGATCTTACACCTCCGGGAACTGCAGCGCCAATAATATTACCAATGATCAGGTCCATTCCCTGAATGATGATATTCGAACCTGCAACCGGAGGAGTAACCGTAATATTTGCACTCACCTGGAACTGCTGTCCTTCTGTATTGCTGAGTATTTGTACATTCTTGTTGATGTTGATGGACGCTTCATTATATTCCAACCCGGGAGTAACCAGTATTCTGTCACCGTTGGAAGCCGCAGCAATGGCCGCATTAATAGTGGAATATTGTGGGAGCACACCACCGCTTACTACAACGAGGTCGGCAGCGTTTGAAAAATTGGTTGCGACGATAATGCAGGTTACAATCGCGGAAAGTTTATGTAAGAATTTCATGATGTAAAAGTTTAAGATTTGTTAAGGTTGGTTTTCAGTTTCTAACGGTCGAAGGCATTGGCTTTGATATTCACAGACTGCCCGATGGTGACCCTTCGTGGTGCCAGCATGTAAGTGATGCGTGATGCACCGAGATTCATCGGATGAAACTGAGCGAGACTAAAAGAGCCGCCATAACAACCGACATCATTGCGTGTTATGTCCAGATCATAGAAAGCTGAATCTCCATAACCTGCATTAAGCGCATCAGCACCCGCGAGTAGTGAGCCGTCATTTATATTGAAGAATCCCGCAGAATTTGTATTGAGATTATTCGTGCCATCGTTAGCCAAACCAGTCAATCCGCCGGTGCTGCTTTTGATAAAGTTGTAGCTCATTGCGTTAAAAGAAGCGGTAGTTCCCCAGTAAATACCTCCGTATCCGCTGCTGAGCGTTGAAAGAATCAGGTTGTTGAATACATCGTTATAACTATTGCTATAAAGACTATATTCATAAATGGCCATCCACATATAGCCGGCAGAATAAATTGTATTGTTTACCAGTGTGTTTCTTCCTGCCAGCGAACTTTTATTGGTATAAATGTAGATGCCGCCGCTGTATCCATTTGTACTGCCACACAGGATGTAGTTATTGGCAATGTATTGGAATTGCGTGGTTGATTCCCAATAGATACCCGCACAATATCCGTTTGTGGGGCAGGTGATGATGTGATTGCCTATGATTAAAACGGAATCATTTGTATTAATAGCGTCGCTCGTAACGTAGATATTATGCGTGCTGCTTAACGTTTGATTTTGAATATAGCAACCAATTACTTTCCCGAACCTCAGTTGAATGACACCATTCTTTAAAGAATCACTGGAGGCATTGAGGTCGTAATAATACTGTCCGTAGAAATTAATACTCCCGTTATCAAGACGGCAACCGAGGATATTAACTTTTGTCTTTCCGCCTGAATTTGCCTGCGAGGAAGCACTGATGTTTCCGTTTTGCAGATTCATACCAATGATGGTTACCACGCCATTTACAGGCAAGGAAGCGCCATCAATATTTACCGCGCCGTTTACGCCGTAGTATTTACCCTCGAGCGCGCAGAGCAACTGTATGTTTTTGCTGATCACAATATTTTCTGTGTAAGGTGAGCCGCCGCTTTTTGGATAAATGAGAATACGGTCACCTGCTGAAGCTTCGGTGAGCGCAGCGTTAATAGTGGGAAAAGCGCCACCTTGCCCGCCGTCAGCTACAATACGATCGGTAGCTTGTGCAAATGAAGCCAGTGCGATTATTGCAAACAGCGCAATCAGAGTCTTAAAGTTTTTCATGTTGTTTTATTTGTATTAGGAGGAAAAATCAAATGTAACAAGTTTGGATTCACATAAACAATGACGGTAAGAAATTTCCTGATAATTGCATGAACCCGGCAACACCTTTTGTTATGATGTATATGCTGCTGGTAAATTGATGATTCATCAAACCAATATTCCCGGACTTCCCGGCAATGACGGATTCAAAACAAAGGAAGGTGCTGTGAAAGTGGTGTAGCTGAAGAAGAAGCAATCAATCGAAAGCTGATCATTCAATGAATTGTTGATGTGCCAATGGTCTGATGTGAAGATATACCAATGAATCAATGACCTGTTGATGTGCCAATGATTTGATGTGCAGATGTGCCAATGACACAATGACCAATGACTAAATGATAAACGATGATAGATTCTTCCTTCGTCAGCATGACAAAGACAGAAGCAATGACTCAATGACCAATGACTAATGACGAATTCCCAACGCTTGTTCCAAATCACTAATCAAATCTCCAGCATCTTCAATACCAACAGAAAGCCGCACGAGCCCATCCGTAATACCATATTGTTCACGCACTGATTTTGCAACACCAACATGACTCATAGAAGCCGGATGCTGAATAATGGTATCAACTGTTCCGAGTGAAACAGCTAATTGACAAAGGCGGATATTTTTCATCAGATCTTTTCCTGCGTCCAGCCCATCTTTCAATTCAAAGCTCAGCATGCCGCTGAAATCGCGCATCTGTTTTTTTGCAACAGCATGATCACGGTGAGAAGGAAGTCCCGCATAATTAACTTTAGAAACTTTTTGATGTGTGATTAAAAATTGAGCCACCTGTATTGCGTTCAAACAATGTCGTTGCATACGGATTTCAAGTGTTTTTACACCTTGTAATAATAGCCACGCATCAAAAGCATTGCTATTGGAGCCCAACAATTTCCTGTGATCGAAAATAGCTTTGTTCATAGGTGAATCTTCGCGACTGATCAACATGCCGCCAATGGAATTTCCATGCCCGTTCATATATTTTGTGGTGGAATGCACCACAAAGTCAACACCGAAACGAAAAGGTTGTT contains:
- a CDS encoding DUF4907 domain-containing protein — encoded protein: MHEPGNTFCYDVYAAGKLMIHQTNIPGLPGNDGFKTKEGAVKVV
- a CDS encoding aminotransferase class I/II-fold pyridoxal phosphate-dependent enzyme translates to MNLHFGSVCVRNPQTKFQNAQPHMESIVASTTFSYDDPEALMEVFLGEQKGFIYSRWSNPTIELAENKVAALEACGLNDSDGLPLKLTAKMFSSGMGAISTLFLANLKTGDKVLAQENLYGGTSEFLNKFLSQHDVEPVLMDLKNLQRVEEMVKQDGKIKMLYIETPSNPTIDCYDIEALTNIAKSKNLLVAVDNTFASPYLQQPFRFGVDFVVHSTTKYMNGHGNSIGGMLISREDSPMNKAIFDHRKLLGSNSNAFDAWLLLQGVKTLEIRMQRHCLNAIQVAQFLITHQKVSKVNYAGLPSHRDHAVAKKQMRDFSGMLSFELKDGLDAGKDLMKNIRLCQLAVSLGTVDTIIQHPASMSHVGVAKSVREQYGITDGLVRLSVGIEDAGDLISDLEQALGIRH